One genomic region from Anopheles bellator chromosome 2, idAnoBellAS_SP24_06.2, whole genome shotgun sequence encodes:
- the LOC131212418 gene encoding ITG-like peptide — translation MKSPALWMAIGAILLLGGSVNAWGGLFNRFSPEMLTNLGYGSHGGAYRPQSFLQNEILDEEQQSPRYEEDPCYPRTCSANEYCCPGYICIAVDGVKGLCMPMYGRKYGELCRHDSDCESGLICDISALSGASVCRPPTIVAKQYGEDCISSSDCDITRGLCCQVQRRHRQVPRKVCSYFKDPLLCIGTVAADQVKHQIEHTAGEKRIIYNKH, via the exons ATGAAATCTCCTGCCCTGTGGATGGCCATCGGTGCGATTCTACTGCTCGGCGGAAGCGTGAACGCGTGGGGCGGACTGTTCAATAGGTTTTCGCCGGAAATGCTCACCAACCTGGGCTACGGGAGCCACGGTGGAGCCTACCGTCCGCAGTCGTTTCTTCAG AACGAGATTCTCGACGAGGAGCAACAGAGCCCACGGTACGAGGAGGATCCGTGCTACCCTCGAACCTGCTCGGCCAACGAATACTGCTGCCCTGGATACATCTGCATAGCCGTAGACGGTG TTAAAGGCCTGTGCATGCCGATGTACGGCCGGAAGTATGGCGAACTGTGTCGGCACGACTCTGACTGCGAATCCGGGCTCATCTGCGACATTTCCGCCCTGAGCGGTGCCAGCGTCTGCCGACCACCGACAATCGTGGCCAAGCAGTACGGTGAAGATTGCATCTCCTCCAGCGATTGTGATATAACACG TGGTCTCTGCTGCCAGGTGCAGAGAAGACATCGACAAGTGCCCCGTAAG GTTTGCTCCTACTTCAAGGATCCTCTACTCTGCATCGGGACGGTCGCCGCCGACCAG GTTAAGCATCAGATTGAACACACCGCCGGGGAGAAGCGTATCATCTACAATAAGCACTAA
- the LOC131208040 gene encoding uncharacterized protein LOC131208040 encodes MLSIDDSDEIRENELMLEEEDDIELTKELDFGQTSPPLFGDSPMKTFLVEGKSATGVSNAPPTLCATTEVATAQLSIVGDFYAPSLLEASQSVSQWISAGFSPKTAGEASEPAAKCSERDCQAQRQSIACAIEELTTMTSEMQQFIQAFEAKHSINKN; translated from the coding sequence ATGCTTTCGATCGACGATAGTGACGAGATACGCGAGAATGAGCTGATGCTGGAAGAGGAAGACGATATTGAGCTTACGAAGGAGCTGGATTTCGGTCAAACATCTCCACCGCTGTTCGGTGATTCACCGATGAAAACGTTTCTTGTGGAGGGCAAATCTGCGACCGGCGTATCTAACGCTCCGCCAACTTTGTGTGCGACTACGGAAGTAGCCACGGCTCAACTGAGTATCGTAGGTGATTTTTATGCGCCGTCGTTGCTGGAAGCGTCCCAAAGTGTTTCGCAATGGATTAGTGCCGGGTTTTCGCCGAAAACGGCAGGTGAAGCTTCTGAGCCGGCCGCGAAATGCAGCGAACGCGATTGTCAAGCACAACGCCAATCCATAGCCTGTGCGATCGAAGAGCTGACCACGATGACGAGTGAGATGCAGCAATTCATCCAAGCATTCGAGGCAAAACATTCGATAAATAAAAACTAG
- the LOC131210401 gene encoding CDK-activating kinase assembly factor MAT1, whose translation MDDQVCPRCKTTKYRNPSLKLMVNVCGHTLCESCVELLFLKGSGSCPECGVALRRSNFRVQLFEDSNVDKEVQIRKRILKDFNKKEDDFASLDEYNNYLEVIEEIVFNLCNNIDIINTNKRIEQFKRDNRDVILKNKTKLSKDELELEQIVELEKEQFEQRRKELAMIEAENRKLKTKNKEELIDSLMASYEDASAIVDKFSQKAEQTQIQLSKSMAPPPAPKQTHFSSGIATGFQGQHGFLPVPKPDEGPLYVYEGQEFSSDGLAPPSLAEVISNGYIRHIRAETVSEKTGGFQTNVSCLRAIQEALAGLYHG comes from the exons ATGGACGATCAGGTTTGTCCCCGttgtaaaacaacaaaataccGCAATCCATCGCTCAAGCTGATGGTCAACGTTTGTGGCCACACACTATGTGAAAGCTGCGTAGAGCTACTGTTCCTAAAAGGATCCGGGTCCTGTCCCGAGTGCGGTGTGGCGCTGCGAAGAAGCAATTTCCGGGTGCAACTATTCGAGGATTCTAACGTTGATAAGGAGGTGCAGATTCGCAAGCGCATTCTGAAGGatttcaacaaaaaagaagaCGATTTCGCATCGCTCGACGAGTACAACAACTATCTAGAGGTGATCGAAGAGATAGTGTTTAACCTGTGCAACAACATCGACATCATCAACACGAACAAGCGGATCGAACAGTTTAAGCGCGACAATCGCGACGTAAttctgaaaaacaaaaccaaactaaGCAAAGATGAGCTAGAGCTGGAGCAAATCGTAGAGCTCGAGAaggagcagttcgagcagcgGCGAAAAGAACTAGCGATGATCGAGGCGGAAAATCGGAAgctgaaaacgaaaaacaaggaAGAGCTGATCGATTCGCTGATGGCCAGCTACGAGGATGCTAGCGCGATAGTGGATAAATTTTCGCAAAAAGCTGAGCAAACCCAGATTCAGCTATCAAAATCgatggcaccaccgccggcaccgaagCAGACACACTTCTCCTCGGGTATCGCGACCGGCTTTCAAGGACAGCACGGGTTTCTGCCGGTACCGAAACCGGACGAGGGACCACTGTACGTGTACGAGGGCCAAGAGTTTTCTTCGGATGGTCTTGCACCGCCTAGCCTAGCCGAAGTGATCAGCAATGGATATATTAGGCATATAAG AGCTGAAACTGTATCTGAAAAAACGGGTGGATTCCAAACAAACGTGTCGTGCCTCCGAGCCATACAGGAAGCGTTGGCTGGCTTGTATCATGGTTAA